The following are from one region of the Arcobacter defluvii genome:
- a CDS encoding diguanylate cyclase domain-containing protein — MKRKLEKITNSTINELLNNEIILPSLYFERFNYHAKEVEVNLDDENFQKEINELLIQDYKNIEKYINLITSSVNELKNETKNASTAILNKDSDTLSDIYKKMITLEKEIELLNNELFIDETTKTYNRKWLYSKFLNENLYFKDNGICTLVDIIDYEYIQKEYGELLAKNFLIFVINFISQKLKDENYDFYITRYFDDKFFIFILNENQSSIVNYLLNLEQMLLNTTLKSHSGLYIKANYKFKVESFSTKDESKSVFEKLLN, encoded by the coding sequence ATGAAAAGAAAACTTGAAAAAATAACTAATTCAACAATCAATGAATTGTTAAATAATGAGATAATTTTGCCATCTTTGTATTTTGAAAGATTTAATTATCACGCAAAAGAAGTAGAAGTAAATTTAGATGATGAAAACTTCCAAAAAGAGATAAATGAACTTTTGATTCAAGACTATAAAAATATTGAGAAATATATAAATTTAATCACTTCAAGTGTAAATGAACTAAAAAATGAAACAAAAAATGCAAGCACTGCTATTTTAAATAAAGATAGTGATACTTTGTCAGATATTTATAAAAAAATGATAACTCTTGAAAAAGAAATAGAACTTTTAAATAATGAATTATTTATTGATGAAACAACAAAAACTTATAATAGAAAATGGTTATATAGCAAATTTTTAAATGAAAATCTTTATTTTAAAGATAATGGAATTTGTACATTAGTTGATATAATTGATTATGAATATATCCAAAAAGAGTATGGAGAATTATTAGCCAAAAATTTTCTAATTTTTGTAATAAATTTTATTTCTCAGAAATTAAAAGATGAAAATTATGATTTTTATATAACTAGATATTTTGATGATAAATTTTTTATCTTTATTCTAAATGAAAACCAAAGTTCAATCGTAAATTATCTATTAAATTTAGAGCAAATGCTTTTAAATACAACTCTGAAAAGTCACTCAGGATTATATATAAAAGCAAATTATAAATTTAAAGTAGAAAGTTTTTCAACAAAAGATGAATCAAAATCAGTTTTTGAAAAGCTACTTAACTGA
- the pxpB gene encoding 5-oxoprolinase subunit PxpB, with protein MVFKVVNCDSFIIYFGDLIDEKIALDIKKAYLGIKKLNLEGVIEIIPSYTSIFISFDIFKYDFETLKTLIEQNINLEIDENFEEKIIEIDVYYGTEVGFDLEYLSSKTTLTIEEIIEIHSNKLYDVYAIGFLPGFAYLAKVDEKIVFSRLSTPRKIVPKGSVAIADFQTAIYPQQSPGGWNIIGKTAFELFDKNLETLSPLRVGDKVKFNPISKEEFLAKGGVL; from the coding sequence ATGGTTTTTAAAGTAGTAAATTGTGATTCATTTATCATCTATTTTGGAGATTTAATAGATGAAAAAATTGCACTTGATATAAAAAAAGCCTATTTAGGTATAAAAAAATTAAATTTGGAAGGGGTTATTGAAATCATTCCTTCTTATACTTCTATTTTTATAAGCTTTGATATTTTTAAATATGATTTTGAAACTCTAAAAACTTTAATAGAACAAAATATAAATTTAGAAATAGATGAAAATTTTGAAGAAAAGATTATAGAGATAGATGTTTATTATGGAACAGAAGTTGGATTTGATTTAGAATATTTAAGCTCAAAAACAACTTTAACTATAGAAGAGATTATAGAAATTCATTCAAATAAACTTTATGATGTTTATGCAATTGGATTTTTGCCAGGTTTTGCATATTTAGCAAAAGTTGATGAAAAAATAGTATTTTCAAGACTTTCAACTCCTAGAAAAATAGTTCCAAAAGGAAGTGTTGCAATAGCTGATTTTCAAACAGCAATTTATCCACAACAAAGTCCTGGTGGTTGGAATATCATAGGAAAAACAGCTTTTGAACTTTTTGATAAAAATTTAGAAACATTATCTCCACTTAGGGTAGGTGATAAAGTAAAATTTAATCCTATTTCTAAAGAAGAATTTTTAGCCAAAGGAGGAGTTTTATGA
- a CDS encoding ABC transporter permease, translating into MIRTILNIFNLSIKELKTLFYDKVMVLLVIYSFSFAIYIGGTQTSTELHNASIAFVDSDKTELSHRIIDAFYKPRFNTPEVISYDEVDKRMDSGYYTFIIMIPTDFEKDVLSGISPDILVNIDATRMTQAGIGSGYIQNIITQEVQTFLKGSYESSTNPKVVSRYKYNPNLTSMWFGSINEIINNIVMISILLSGAALVREREHGTIEHLLVMPLRAFEIMLSKIFSACLVILVCVTFSLLVVVEGVLQIPLSGSVPLFLLCTFLVLFATTSMGVFMGTIAQNMPQLGMIFILTILPLMLLSGSITPFESMPMILQNLMQLMPTSHFVDLSQSILFKGAGISIIWKKMLIIFVIGAVFFSLTLILFKRSLGMEN; encoded by the coding sequence ATGATAAGAACTATATTAAATATTTTTAATTTAAGTATAAAAGAGCTAAAAACACTTTTTTATGATAAAGTGATGGTTTTATTGGTTATTTATTCTTTTTCATTTGCAATTTATATAGGTGGAACTCAAACATCAACTGAACTGCATAATGCTTCAATAGCTTTTGTAGATAGTGATAAAACTGAACTTTCACATAGAATAATAGATGCTTTTTACAAACCACGATTTAATACACCTGAAGTGATTTCTTATGATGAAGTTGATAAAAGAATGGATTCAGGATATTATACTTTTATTATAATGATTCCAACTGATTTTGAAAAGGATGTGTTATCTGGAATATCTCCTGATATTTTAGTAAATATTGATGCAACAAGAATGACTCAAGCAGGTATTGGTTCAGGATATATTCAAAATATTATAACTCAAGAGGTTCAAACTTTTTTAAAAGGAAGTTATGAAAGTAGTACTAATCCAAAAGTTGTAAGTAGATATAAATATAATCCAAATCTAACAAGTATGTGGTTTGGAAGTATAAATGAAATTATAAATAATATTGTAATGATTTCTATTTTATTATCTGGTGCTGCTTTGGTTAGAGAAAGAGAACATGGAACAATTGAACATCTTTTAGTTATGCCTTTAAGAGCATTTGAAATAATGCTTTCTAAAATATTTTCTGCTTGTTTAGTGATTTTAGTTTGTGTGACTTTTAGTTTATTGGTTGTTGTTGAAGGTGTTTTACAAATACCTTTAAGTGGTTCGGTTCCTCTTTTTTTATTATGTACTTTTTTGGTTTTATTTGCAACTACTTCTATGGGAGTATTTATGGGAACTATTGCTCAAAATATGCCTCAACTTGGAATGATTTTTATTTTGACAATTTTACCTTTGATGTTACTTTCAGGAAGTATTACACCATTTGAAAGTATGCCAATGATTTTACAAAATCTTATGCAACTAATGCCAACAAGTCACTTTGTAGATTTATCTCAATCAATATTATTTAAAGGTGCTGGAATTAGTATTATTTGGAAAAAGATGTTAATAATTTTTGTAATTGGAGCTGTATTTTTTAGTTTAACTCTAATTTTATTTAAAAGAAGTTTAGGAATGGAAAATTAA
- a CDS encoding EAL domain-containing protein, with translation MIIRNIISSLFKDKKIKTLFLVDILYMKDLNAIYNFDNGDFIIKQLNEILITKTKNSIPRTLNRKISVKIKNTHADVFEILLYDDLTIEEIIIIKNLIYENVVSNDFKLLDKNLSINIDVTIGCSKSAEKQIKSYAEKALHEAKLNYLHYMYFDSFLYKNEFVNKDLLDILNHNINNNLVEPYFQAIMDNQSNNIVKYEALMRIFDKDGNMLMPNVFIHKAKKSRLYQKLMEILFDKIIVYIEKYKIHISVNLDYTDILNPQIKRTLLSKIKTKNVGSYITFEVLESEKVSNFNLVNDFIKEARIYGVKIAIDDFGTGFSNYENILNLDIDYIKIDGSLIKKIDEAIYLNLIKSIVLFSKQQNIKIVAEFVSDLKTLRYVKNIGIDFSQGYHIGKPMCIEELLGVKNEKKT, from the coding sequence TTGATAATTAGAAACATTATATCTTCTTTATTCAAAGATAAAAAAATCAAAACTCTATTTTTAGTAGATATTCTTTATATGAAAGATTTAAATGCCATTTATAATTTTGATAATGGCGATTTTATTATCAAACAACTAAATGAAATTTTAATCACTAAAACAAAAAATTCTATTCCAAGAACTCTTAATAGAAAAATTTCAGTAAAGATAAAAAATACTCATGCAGATGTTTTTGAAATACTGCTGTATGATGATTTAACAATTGAAGAGATTATTATAATAAAAAATCTAATTTATGAAAATGTTGTATCTAATGATTTTAAACTTTTAGATAAAAATTTATCAATTAATATTGATGTAACTATTGGTTGCTCAAAAAGTGCAGAAAAACAGATAAAATCATATGCTGAAAAAGCTTTACATGAAGCAAAATTAAACTATCTACACTATATGTATTTTGATTCTTTCTTATATAAAAATGAGTTTGTTAATAAAGATTTATTAGATATTTTAAATCATAATATAAACAATAATTTAGTTGAACCTTACTTTCAAGCAATTATGGATAATCAGTCAAATAATATTGTTAAATATGAAGCTTTAATGAGGATTTTTGATAAAGATGGAAATATGTTGATGCCAAATGTTTTCATTCACAAAGCAAAAAAATCAAGACTTTATCAGAAACTAATGGAAATTTTATTTGATAAAATCATCGTTTATATAGAAAAATATAAAATTCATATTAGCGTAAATTTAGATTATACAGATATTTTAAATCCCCAAATAAAAAGAACTCTTCTTTCTAAAATTAAAACAAAAAATGTTGGTTCATATATAACTTTTGAAGTATTAGAAAGTGAAAAAGTATCTAACTTCAATCTAGTAAATGATTTTATAAAAGAAGCAAGAATTTATGGAGTAAAAATTGCAATAGATGATTTTGGTACAGGTTTTTCAAACTATGAAAATATTTTAAATTTAGATATTGATTATATAAAAATTGATGGTTCTTTAATAAAAAAAATTGATGAAGCGATATATTTAAACTTGATAAAAAGTATTGTTTTATTTTCAAAACAACAAAATATAAAAATTGTTGCAGAGTTTGTTAGTGATTTAAAAACATTGCGTTATGTAAAAAATATAGGAATTGATTTTTCACAAGGTTATCATATAGGAAAACCAATGTGCATAGAAGAACTTTTAGGAGTTAAAAATGAAAAGAAAACTTGA
- a CDS encoding biotin-dependent carboxyltransferase family protein: MSLEIINNPLFVTIQDRGRFGYAHIGVTNSGVMDEYAYFWANRLLKNSLDTNILEIAFSNVIFKANENTQISITGASCEFFINDEKKELWQSYNIKKNDIIKIGKILSGNRVYLAVFGGFNIKKEFGSNSVTIKENLGGVDGNKLKKGDILPFNSSNFNYTMKVKEEFIPKYEDNLTLRVLFSYQENYFLDEEKKKFLTSTYLVTNDFNRMAAKLSGEAIKCEINGIISEAIAFGSIQIPSDGQPIVLLKDRQTIGGYPKIGVVLGIDCFKLSQAKANTKIRFEEISYKEAVEEEKRFYTFFS; the protein is encoded by the coding sequence ATGAGTTTAGAAATCATAAATAATCCTCTTTTTGTAACTATTCAAGATAGGGGAAGATTTGGCTATGCACATATTGGAGTTACAAATTCTGGTGTGATGGATGAGTATGCTTATTTTTGGGCAAACAGACTTTTAAAAAACTCTTTAGATACAAATATTTTAGAAATAGCTTTTTCAAATGTGATTTTTAAAGCAAATGAAAATACTCAAATCTCAATCACTGGTGCTAGTTGTGAATTTTTTATAAATGATGAAAAAAAAGAGCTTTGGCAAAGTTATAATATCAAAAAAAATGACATCATAAAAATAGGAAAAATCCTAAGTGGAAATAGGGTTTATTTAGCAGTTTTTGGTGGTTTTAATATAAAAAAAGAGTTTGGAAGTAATAGTGTAACAATAAAAGAAAATCTTGGTGGAGTTGATGGAAATAAGCTAAAAAAAGGTGATATTTTGCCTTTTAATAGTTCTAATTTTAACTATACAATGAAAGTAAAAGAAGAGTTTATTCCAAAATATGAAGATAATTTGACTTTAAGAGTGTTATTTTCTTATCAAGAAAACTACTTTTTAGATGAAGAAAAAAAGAAGTTTTTAACTTCAACTTATTTAGTAACAAATGATTTTAATAGAATGGCAGCAAAGCTAAGTGGTGAGGCTATAAAGTGTGAGATAAATGGAATTATCTCAGAAGCAATTGCTTTTGGAAGTATTCAAATACCAAGTGATGGACAACCAATAGTTTTATTAAAGGATAGACAAACAATCGGTGGTTATCCAAAAATTGGGGTTGTTTTAGGAATAGATTGTTTTAAACTTTCCCAAGCAAAAGCAAATACGAAAATTAGATTTGAAGAGATTTCTTATAAAGAAGCTGTTGAAGAAGAAAAAAGGTTTTATACTTTTTTCAGTTAA
- a CDS encoding DedA family protein has product MEQFIQDWGYLALFLYSFGGGFVGLIFAGVLSYAGDLNIYISILVAGISNFLGDQFLFLIARKNKNYAKDMMKKYGRKIALAHLMMRKYGSFVVFIQKYIYGIKTLIPLAMGLTKYSATKFAILNIFATILWACIIGYLSFTAGEYILSLSDDFKYVGLGIVLVVFLLISYLFKRIEK; this is encoded by the coding sequence ATGGAACAATTTATTCAAGATTGGGGTTACTTAGCTCTTTTTTTATACTCTTTTGGTGGAGGATTTGTTGGACTTATATTTGCAGGTGTTTTATCTTATGCTGGAGATTTAAATATTTATATTTCTATTTTAGTTGCAGGTATTTCTAACTTTTTAGGTGATCAATTTTTATTTTTAATAGCTAGAAAAAATAAAAATTATGCAAAAGATATGATGAAAAAATATGGAAGAAAAATTGCATTAGCACATTTAATGATGAGAAAATATGGCTCTTTTGTAGTATTTATTCAAAAATATATTTATGGAATTAAAACTTTAATACCTCTTGCAATGGGACTTACAAAATATTCAGCTACAAAATTTGCAATATTAAATATTTTTGCAACTATTTTATGGGCTTGTATAATTGGATATTTAAGTTTTACAGCAGGAGAATATATATTAAGTTTAAGTGATGATTTTAAATATGTAGGTTTAGGCATTGTGTTAGTAGTTTTCTTATTAATTTCATATCTTTTCAAAAGAATTGAGAAATAA
- the rbbA gene encoding ribosome-associated ATPase/putative transporter RbbA: MSEFIAKVKNLSHKYADVTALDNVTLDIKAGKMIGFIGPDGVGKSTLLSILSGVKIIQTGEVEVLNGDIKNEKYRKEICPKIAYMPQGLGKNLYMTLSVYENIEFFARLFGQDKKERNQRILQLLKSTGLLQFKDRPAGKLSGGMKQKLGLCCALIHDPELLILDEPTTGVDPLSRREFWKLISNIKEKNQKMSVLIATAYMQEAASFDTIIAMDDGKVLMQGTLKELLEKTQCDNIDEAFIELLPSEKRAGHKKLVVPPKEDKEEIYAIEAQNLTMQFGDFIAVNNVNLNIKQGEIFGFLGSNGCGKTTTMKMLTGLLSPTSGNAKLFGEEVKDNSLQMREKVGYMTQAFSLYNELSVFENLELHAKLFHIKEDKEKRIDALLEKFDLKEYKNHLANELPLGIKQRLSLAAAVIHRPKMLILDEPTSGVDPVSRDNFWQLLIDLSRNDNVTIFISTHFMNEGERCDRISLMHQGKVLITNSPSELVRLKNKNSLEEAFISYLEDALEKNSTEEKVEELVFNENSKKAQNSSSFSLLRVFGYSYRESLELLRDKVRLTFALLGTVILMFVIGYGITMDVEDLKFAVLDQDESPLSRHYIENVSGSRYFLEEKALNSFDELDDRMKRGEISVAFVIPPNFGKNLTKGYTEEIAVWIDGSFPFRAETIHGYVQGLHISYLQSFYKENFGIDITSDTNIILRYRYNQDFKSIYSIVPAVIPMLLIFIPAILMALSVVREKELGSITNFYATPVTKLEFLFGKQLPYVVVSMISFIILVGFAIVAFGVPLKGSFITLSLAALLYIICTTGIGLLMSSFAQTQIAALAGTAIFTLLPTVQFAGLKDPVSSLEGIGRFIGDFFPVTYFINISRGVFSKNVSFSELHLEFFALFAAAIVITMLSLLVLKKQEK; this comes from the coding sequence ATGAGTGAATTTATTGCTAAAGTAAAAAATCTTTCTCATAAATATGCAGATGTAACTGCACTTGATAATGTTACTTTAGATATTAAAGCTGGAAAAATGATAGGCTTTATTGGACCTGATGGAGTTGGAAAATCAACACTTTTATCTATCTTATCAGGTGTAAAAATAATCCAAACGGGTGAAGTTGAAGTTTTAAATGGAGATATAAAAAACGAAAAATATAGAAAAGAGATTTGTCCTAAAATTGCTTATATGCCACAAGGTTTAGGAAAAAATTTATATATGACTTTATCTGTTTATGAAAATATAGAGTTTTTTGCAAGACTTTTTGGACAAGATAAAAAAGAGAGAAATCAAAGAATTTTACAATTACTAAAAAGCACAGGTTTGCTCCAATTTAAAGATAGACCAGCAGGAAAACTTTCTGGTGGAATGAAACAAAAACTTGGACTTTGTTGTGCTTTGATTCATGACCCTGAACTTTTGATTTTAGATGAACCAACAACAGGAGTTGACCCACTTTCAAGAAGAGAGTTTTGGAAATTAATATCAAATATCAAAGAAAAAAATCAAAAAATGAGTGTTTTAATCGCAACTGCTTATATGCAAGAAGCAGCTAGTTTTGACACAATTATCGCTATGGATGATGGAAAAGTTTTGATGCAAGGAACACTAAAAGAGTTATTAGAAAAAACACAATGTGATAATATAGATGAAGCATTTATTGAACTTTTACCAAGTGAAAAAAGAGCAGGTCATAAAAAATTAGTAGTTCCGCCAAAAGAAGATAAAGAAGAAATATATGCTATTGAAGCTCAAAATTTAACTATGCAATTTGGAGATTTTATAGCTGTAAATAATGTAAATCTAAATATAAAACAAGGAGAGATTTTTGGTTTTTTAGGCTCAAATGGTTGTGGAAAAACCACAACTATGAAGATGCTTACAGGATTACTTTCTCCCACAAGTGGTAATGCAAAACTTTTTGGAGAAGAGGTAAAAGATAACTCTTTGCAAATGAGAGAAAAAGTTGGATATATGACTCAAGCTTTCTCTTTATATAATGAATTATCAGTTTTTGAAAATTTAGAATTACATGCAAAACTTTTTCATATAAAAGAAGATAAAGAAAAAAGAATAGATGCTCTTTTGGAAAAATTTGATTTAAAAGAGTATAAAAATCATTTAGCAAATGAACTACCTTTGGGAATAAAACAAAGACTTTCTCTTGCAGCAGCAGTTATTCATAGACCAAAAATGCTTATTTTAGATGAGCCAACTTCAGGAGTTGATCCAGTTTCTAGAGATAATTTTTGGCAGTTATTGATAGATTTATCAAGAAATGATAATGTTACTATATTTATCTCAACGCACTTTATGAATGAAGGTGAAAGATGCGATAGAATTTCCTTGATGCACCAAGGAAAGGTTTTAATAACAAATAGTCCAAGTGAACTTGTAAGATTAAAAAATAAAAATAGTTTGGAAGAAGCATTTATATCTTATTTAGAAGATGCTTTAGAAAAAAATTCAACTGAAGAAAAAGTAGAAGAGTTAGTTTTTAATGAAAATTCAAAAAAAGCTCAAAATAGTAGTTCTTTTAGTCTTTTAAGAGTTTTTGGCTATAGCTATAGGGAATCATTGGAGTTATTAAGAGATAAGGTTAGACTTACATTTGCACTTTTAGGAACTGTAATTTTGATGTTTGTTATTGGATATGGAATAACAATGGATGTTGAAGATTTAAAATTTGCAGTTTTAGACCAAGATGAATCACCATTAAGTAGGCATTATATAGAAAATGTTTCAGGTTCAAGGTATTTTTTAGAAGAGAAAGCTTTAAATTCTTTTGATGAATTAGATGACAGAATGAAAAGAGGGGAGATTAGTGTTGCTTTTGTAATACCTCCAAATTTTGGTAAAAATCTTACAAAAGGTTATACAGAAGAAATAGCTGTTTGGATAGATGGTTCTTTTCCTTTTAGAGCTGAAACAATACATGGTTATGTACAAGGTTTGCATATTAGTTATTTACAAAGTTTTTATAAAGAAAATTTTGGAATAGATATTACATCTGATACAAATATTATTTTAAGATATAGATATAACCAAGATTTTAAAAGTATTTATTCTATTGTTCCCGCTGTAATCCCGATGTTATTGATTTTTATACCAGCAATTTTAATGGCATTGAGTGTTGTAAGAGAAAAAGAGTTAGGTTCTATCACTAATTTTTATGCAACACCAGTTACTAAATTGGAATTTTTATTTGGAAAACAATTGCCTTATGTGGTTGTTAGTATGATTAGTTTTATTATACTTGTTGGCTTTGCTATAGTTGCATTTGGTGTACCTTTAAAAGGTAGTTTTATTACTTTGAGTTTAGCGGCTTTATTATATATTATTTGTACAACTGGAATTGGACTTTTGATGTCTTCTTTTGCTCAAACTCAAATAGCTGCACTTGCAGGAACAGCAATTTTTACACTTTTACCAACAGTTCAATTTGCTGGATTGAAAGATCCTGTTAGTTCACTTGAAGGAATTGGAAGATTTATAGGAGATTTTTTCCCAGTTACTTATTTTATAAATATAAGTAGGGGAGTTTTTAGTAAAAATGTCTCTTTTTCTGAATTACATCTTGAATTTTTTGCTTTATTTGCAGCAGCTATAGTTATTACAATGCTAAGTTTATTAGTTCTAAAAAAACAGGAAAAATAA
- a CDS encoding HlyD family secretion protein → MLKKLIIILLLLVVLATIYFYSFINKQSNLPEGFASGNGRIETTQVDISSKLSGRLINIDSEEGDLVEENQLLARLDIKELNAKLQEAMAYEQQAIENKNYALAIVEEKQSQLSLAKKDYDRANSLYKTKSIPLAEFQKNETLYQTAQAALTAAKSQVISAQSTINATAAQIETIKVNIEDSKLYSPVKGRVLYKIAQNGEIVANGGKVLVVLDLMNTYMTIFLPTSQAGLVDIGSEARIVLDAIPNIAIPAHVTFVSPLAQFTPKEIETQAEREKLMFRIKVKIDSNVLEKYFDRIKTGLPGVAYIKLDKNVSWPNNLNNLPKKVSE, encoded by the coding sequence ATGTTGAAAAAATTAATTATTATTTTATTGTTATTAGTAGTTCTTGCTACAATTTATTTTTATTCATTTATAAATAAACAATCAAATTTACCCGAAGGGTTTGCAAGTGGAAATGGAAGAATTGAAACTACTCAAGTTGATATTTCTTCAAAATTATCAGGAAGATTGATAAATATAGATTCCGAAGAAGGTGATTTAGTTGAAGAAAATCAACTTTTAGCAAGACTTGATATAAAAGAGTTAAATGCAAAACTACAAGAAGCAATGGCTTATGAACAACAAGCAATCGAAAATAAAAATTATGCTTTAGCAATAGTTGAAGAAAAACAAAGTCAATTATCTCTTGCAAAAAAAGATTATGATAGAGCAAATTCTTTATATAAAACAAAAAGTATTCCTCTTGCAGAATTTCAAAAAAATGAAACTTTATATCAAACTGCACAAGCTGCTTTAACTGCTGCTAAAAGTCAAGTTATAAGTGCTCAGTCAACTATAAATGCAACAGCCGCACAAATAGAAACTATAAAAGTAAATATCGAAGATTCAAAACTTTACTCACCTGTAAAAGGAAGAGTTTTATATAAAATTGCTCAAAATGGTGAAATAGTTGCAAATGGTGGGAAAGTTTTAGTTGTTCTTGATTTAATGAATACATATATGACAATTTTTCTTCCAACTTCACAAGCAGGGCTTGTTGATATTGGTTCTGAAGCTAGAATTGTACTTGATGCAATACCAAATATCGCAATTCCAGCTCATGTAACATTTGTTTCACCTTTGGCACAATTTACTCCAAAAGAGATAGAAACTCAAGCTGAAAGGGAAAAACTTATGTTTAGAATCAAAGTAAAAATTGATTCAAATGTTTTAGAAAAATATTTTGACAGAATAAAAACAGGATTACCAGGAGTTGCTTATATCAAACTTGATAAAAACGTTTCTTGGCCCAATAATTTAAATAATTTACCTAAAAAAGTAAGTGAATAA
- a CDS encoding DUF4197 domain-containing protein, with the protein MKKSIIASTLILSASLSFALDFGSIAKGVLDTVATEKQTTTTEETSKAPATTNTTKSNLSDSTVSSGLKEALKTGVTYATTQLGKDNGYLNNSAVKIPLPDNLAKAETLIRSAGGNKIADDLINSMNTAASKAAPKTAEIFVDAIDKMSLTDAQNILSGSNDAATQYFKKNTSDSLKKAITPIIQETMKENNVASYYDMANNLYKTNAKGLVENSSVMGMAKSFGVDSYLPASSDESLDEFVTNKAIEGLFTMIAQKEAAIRSNPVEQTSSILKQVFGN; encoded by the coding sequence ATGAAAAAATCAATTATAGCTTCAACTCTAATTCTTAGTGCTTCACTTTCATTTGCTTTAGATTTTGGTTCTATTGCAAAAGGTGTTTTAGATACAGTGGCAACTGAAAAACAAACAACTACTACTGAAGAAACTTCAAAAGCTCCAGCAACTACAAATACAACAAAATCAAATTTAAGTGATTCAACTGTTTCAAGTGGCTTAAAAGAGGCATTAAAAACAGGTGTTACTTATGCAACTACTCAATTAGGTAAAGATAATGGTTACTTAAATAATAGTGCGGTTAAAATACCACTTCCTGATAATCTTGCAAAAGCTGAAACTCTTATAAGAAGTGCAGGTGGAAATAAAATAGCAGATGATTTAATAAACTCTATGAATACAGCCGCTTCAAAAGCAGCACCAAAAACAGCAGAAATTTTTGTAGATGCAATCGATAAGATGAGTTTAACTGATGCACAAAATATTTTATCAGGTAGCAATGATGCAGCGACACAATATTTCAAGAAGAATACAAGTGACTCTTTAAAGAAAGCAATTACTCCAATTATTCAAGAAACAATGAAAGAAAACAATGTTGCAAGTTATTATGATATGGCAAATAATTTATATAAAACAAATGCAAAAGGATTAGTTGAAAACAGTTCTGTTATGGGAATGGCAAAAAGTTTTGGTGTTGATTCATATCTTCCAGCTAGCTCAGATGAAAGTCTAGATGAATTTGTTACAAACAAAGCAATTGAAGGTTTATTTACAATGATAGCTCAAAAAGAAGCTGCAATTAGATCAAATCCTGTTGAACAAACTTCTTCAATCTTAAAACAAGTATTTGGAAACTAA
- a CDS encoding 5-oxoprolinase subunit PxpA, giving the protein MMNIKLNCDMGESFGIWKMGNDEEIMPFIDMANLACGFHASDSVTMNRSVTLAKKHNVTIGAHPSYQDLVGFGRRSILCSLEEIKSIILYQLGALSAFCKAQGTAVSYVKPHGALYNDMMRDENIFKAVLNAISSFDKNIKLMILSGAKNEAYEHISKLYSINLIYEVFADRNYNDDGSLVSRMNENAVIHDELEVVNRIKNLKDKGFLYSLSGQKLFLKTDSVCVHGDNEKALEFIKLLRKAIY; this is encoded by the coding sequence ATTATGAACATAAAATTAAATTGTGATATGGGTGAGAGTTTTGGTATTTGGAAAATGGGAAATGATGAGGAAATTATGCCATTTATTGATATGGCAAATTTAGCTTGTGGTTTCCATGCAAGTGACTCAGTTACAATGAATAGATCTGTAACTTTAGCAAAAAAACATAATGTTACAATAGGTGCACATCCTTCATATCAAGATTTAGTTGGTTTTGGAAGAAGAAGTATACTTTGTTCACTTGAAGAGATAAAATCAATAATTTTGTATCAATTAGGAGCTTTAAGTGCTTTTTGTAAAGCTCAAGGAACAGCTGTTTCTTATGTAAAACCTCATGGTGCACTTTACAATGATATGATGAGAGATGAAAATATTTTTAAAGCAGTTTTAAATGCAATTTCATCTTTTGATAAAAATATAAAATTGATGATTTTATCAGGAGCAAAAAATGAAGCTTATGAACATATATCAAAATTATATTCTATAAATTTAATTTATGAAGTATTTGCAGATAGAAATTATAATGATGATGGAAGTTTAGTATCAAGAATGAATGAAAATGCAGTAATTCATGATGAATTAGAAGTTGTAAATAGAATAAAAAATCTAAAGGATAAAGGTTTTTTATATAGTTTAAGTGGGCAAAAACTATTTTTAAAAACTGATTCAGTTTGTGTTCATGGTGATAATGAAAAGGCTCTTGAATTTATAAAACTACTTAGAAAAGCGATATATTGA